A genomic stretch from Anaerobacillus sp. CMMVII includes:
- a CDS encoding triacylglycerol lipase produces MKKRSLGFTFAIVLVFALIFQSVGLANSLFHKTEGEPFEPGTFHIGTLPAEPDPNKPVLVFVQGLTNNSTTWYQGNNMYDLARQEGFETAFVELHDSGGTPKSYWDNGAILADQLEQISDYFNGKKLVVVGYSKGGVDAQVALIHEGKHHLVSDVVTIGSPHWGSELADLANSSSLGWLAALIGQNSEGTQSLQTGVMNYFRSITDSRWEVQQNRYYTIAGNRAGPLFSNYWFGGGFIPGASDGVVSVASAHLPYGEMLRIGNWNHGEVHRGSNALPLFKDRISTTKPMEMAAFDNFYNKTGASALDILVRGGSQNGLAEETFYVESDVKKLSINWMSATELTSVEVVRPGNNEKKVYDVVGIQDTEYFNGAWHHYIEIEHPKKGEWTIRTHTDEKSAYAMLVKFDSELNKRLSFVEDGNKNNWRFNTDFEAGNSKGNTPFKLFYDIDFVPGKGNANKQIGHKMRNFRQNQNHENNLVTIPNRGEGAYNITVNIEGVTPTGDKFQRTVIKSVYIDDQGNAY; encoded by the coding sequence TTGAAAAAAAGAAGCTTAGGTTTTACATTTGCCATTGTGTTAGTATTTGCACTAATCTTTCAGTCAGTAGGGCTAGCAAATAGTCTATTCCATAAAACGGAAGGTGAACCATTTGAACCAGGGACATTCCATATTGGAACATTACCTGCGGAACCAGATCCAAATAAGCCAGTACTAGTCTTTGTCCAAGGATTAACAAACAATTCAACTACATGGTATCAAGGGAATAACATGTACGATCTAGCTCGTCAGGAAGGCTTTGAAACTGCATTTGTTGAGTTACACGATTCGGGTGGAACTCCTAAAAGCTATTGGGATAACGGTGCGATCTTAGCTGATCAGTTAGAGCAAATCTCCGACTATTTTAACGGGAAAAAGCTCGTCGTTGTTGGTTATAGCAAAGGTGGCGTTGATGCGCAGGTCGCTTTAATACATGAAGGCAAACACCATTTAGTATCAGATGTTGTTACAATCGGTTCTCCACACTGGGGAAGTGAATTGGCAGATTTAGCAAATAGTTCATCACTTGGTTGGTTAGCAGCATTAATTGGTCAAAATAGTGAAGGCACACAAAGTTTACAAACTGGGGTCATGAATTATTTCCGTTCTATTACCGATAGTCGCTGGGAAGTACAGCAAAATCGATATTATACGATTGCTGGAAATCGTGCGGGCCCACTTTTTAGTAACTATTGGTTTGGTGGAGGCTTTATACCTGGAGCAAGTGACGGCGTAGTTTCAGTCGCAAGTGCACACCTTCCATATGGAGAGATGCTTAGAATTGGTAACTGGAATCACGGCGAAGTTCATCGCGGCTCTAACGCCCTCCCGCTTTTTAAAGATCGAATTTCGACAACTAAACCAATGGAAATGGCAGCTTTTGATAATTTCTATAATAAAACAGGTGCTAGCGCCCTTGATATTTTAGTTCGTGGCGGTTCACAGAATGGCCTTGCCGAAGAAACGTTTTACGTTGAAAGTGACGTGAAGAAACTGTCTATTAACTGGATGAGCGCTACCGAACTTACTTCAGTGGAAGTAGTTAGACCAGGAAATAATGAAAAGAAGGTCTATGATGTTGTTGGTATCCAGGATACAGAATACTTTAATGGCGCCTGGCACCATTATATCGAAATTGAACATCCAAAGAAGGGTGAATGGACAATTCGTACACATACAGATGAAAAGTCTGCGTATGCAATGCTAGTCAAATTCGATTCTGAACTAAACAAGCGGTTATCATTTGTTGAAGATGGCAACAAAAATAATTGGAGATTTAATACAGATTTTGAAGCTGGAAACAGTAAAGGCAACACTCCATTTAAACTGTTCTACGACATTGATTTTGTCCCAGGTAAAGGGAACGCGAATAAACAAATCGGCCACAAAATGCGTAATTTCAGACAAAACCAAAATCATGAAAATAATCTTGTAACAATTCCAAATCGCGGCGAAGGTGCTTACAATATAACTGTCAATATTGAAGGGGTGACCCCTACCGGAGATAAGTTCCAACGAACAGTTATTAAATCTGTATATATTGATGACCAAGGGAATGCATATTAA
- a CDS encoding ABC transporter permease, translated as MRWLNLLKANFRKEYIELKRYLPNTLALLLTFYIIFLAAFFGIMFVGDPASFEANVQYSIISVVFWSLTMLTMNFIGFAVIQEAMRGTLEQLYMSPMGVWKIMLTRILGQFALQSIIMIILLFAAMLTSGQWLNLNPMTTIPIILLTMFSMVGVSFMIAGLAIIVKQIQAFLQIFQFVLMGLVFVPLSVAPFLELAPFVKGVNMVRMVMMENLTLTQLPWTDYLSLLANSAIYMALGLIVFHQCEKIAMKKGLLGQY; from the coding sequence ATGCGATGGCTTAATCTCTTAAAAGCGAACTTTCGTAAGGAATATATTGAACTGAAACGTTACTTACCGAATACGCTAGCCTTACTGCTAACATTCTATATTATTTTTCTTGCAGCCTTCTTTGGGATCATGTTTGTTGGTGATCCAGCTAGCTTTGAAGCTAACGTTCAATATTCGATTATTAGTGTTGTGTTTTGGAGTTTAACCATGTTAACAATGAACTTTATTGGTTTTGCCGTCATCCAAGAAGCAATGCGCGGAACACTTGAGCAATTGTATATGTCACCCATGGGTGTCTGGAAAATCATGCTAACTAGAATCCTTGGGCAATTTGCTCTGCAATCAATCATTATGATTATTTTACTATTTGCAGCAATGCTGACATCAGGACAATGGCTTAACCTTAACCCAATGACGACAATCCCAATTATCTTATTAACCATGTTTAGTATGGTAGGTGTCTCCTTTATGATCGCGGGCCTTGCGATTATCGTCAAACAAATTCAGGCATTTTTGCAGATCTTCCAATTTGTCTTAATGGGACTTGTCTTTGTCCCACTATCTGTTGCGCCGTTTTTAGAATTAGCGCCATTTGTCAAAGGAGTCAATATGGTAAGAATGGTGATGATGGAAAATCTAACTTTAACACAATTGCCGTGGACAGATTATCTTAGTTTACTAGCCAACTCGGCGATTTATATGGCATTGGGACTCATCGTCTTTCATCAATGCGAAAAAATTGCTATGAAAAAAGGATTACTAGGACAATACTAG
- a CDS encoding ABC transporter ATP-binding protein — translation MEKIIEVKGIKKEYVKRKTKETITAVNDVSFHVHRGEVLGLLGPNGAGKTSTIKMICGLLQPDAGSITINGLDIQKKRLKALRHISAVLEGNRNLYWRLTVRENLEYFAGNRGCSRKEISFQVEKLLEQFHLKEKEHELVNGLSRGMQQKLAIAVSLLANTEVILLDEPTLGLDVEISYELREILKMIVKEEQRTIIISSHDMPVVQELCDRTVIINKGAVVIDEKVDNLLKLFETRAYSIKLGQNLSISQEQLLFAKFPLCTYEGNSLQPTVEVNLERSEDIYELFDIFKAEGTIVESIDRTTIDFEQVFMQIVKGEKQYAMA, via the coding sequence TTGGAAAAGATTATTGAGGTTAAAGGGATAAAAAAGGAATATGTCAAAAGAAAGACAAAAGAGACGATTACCGCAGTTAACGATGTTTCGTTCCACGTCCATCGAGGTGAGGTTCTCGGCTTATTAGGTCCAAATGGGGCAGGGAAAACCTCGACAATAAAAATGATTTGTGGCTTGTTACAACCTGATGCCGGATCAATCACCATAAATGGTTTAGACATACAGAAGAAAAGACTAAAAGCGTTGCGCCATATTAGTGCGGTTTTAGAAGGAAATCGAAATTTGTATTGGCGCTTAACAGTTCGTGAAAATCTCGAATATTTTGCTGGAAACCGCGGTTGCTCTCGAAAAGAAATTTCCTTTCAAGTAGAGAAGCTTTTAGAACAATTTCACCTAAAAGAAAAAGAGCATGAACTCGTCAATGGATTGTCACGTGGAATGCAGCAAAAGCTGGCGATTGCTGTCTCCTTGTTAGCCAATACAGAAGTAATCCTATTAGATGAACCAACTCTTGGCTTAGATGTTGAAATTAGCTATGAACTACGAGAAATCTTAAAGATGATCGTAAAGGAAGAACAGCGAACAATTATCATTAGTTCGCACGATATGCCAGTCGTCCAAGAGTTATGTGATCGGACTGTAATCATTAATAAAGGCGCAGTCGTAATCGACGAAAAAGTCGATAATCTACTAAAACTATTTGAGACACGGGCTTATTCAATAAAGCTAGGTCAAAACTTAAGTATCTCACAAGAACAACTGCTTTTCGCTAAGTTTCCCTTATGTACGTATGAAGGGAATTCGCTTCAACCGACCGTCGAGGTGAATTTAGAGCGCAGTGAAGACATATATGAGCTTTTTGATATCTTTAAAGCTGAGGGAACGATCGTTGAAAGTATCGACAGAACAACGATTGACTTTGAACAGGTGTTTATGCAAATTGTGAAGGGAGAGAAGCAATATGCGATGGCTTAA
- a CDS encoding retropepsin-like aspartic protease, with amino-acid sequence MIKLRVLSELPFIEATVTFRGQSLKLENVLIDTGSAGTIFNVNKLEEIGIKPEANDVTQTIQGVGGLEFVYTKNIDEISINDEILIQNFHVELGSMDYGLEIDGIIGFDFMKEVGLIIDLKQFNISIK; translated from the coding sequence ATGATTAAGTTAAGGGTATTGTCAGAATTACCATTTATAGAAGCTACAGTTACTTTTCGAGGGCAAAGCTTAAAATTAGAAAATGTTTTAATTGATACTGGATCTGCTGGAACAATTTTTAATGTTAACAAACTCGAAGAAATAGGGATAAAACCAGAAGCAAATGATGTAACTCAAACGATTCAAGGAGTCGGTGGCCTTGAGTTTGTTTATACTAAAAACATAGATGAAATCTCTATTAACGATGAAATATTAATTCAAAACTTCCATGTTGAATTAGGGTCAATGGATTATGGTCTTGAGATTGATGGTATTATCGGCTTTGACTTCATGAAAGAAGTAGGTCTTATTATTGATTTGAAACAGTTTAACATATCCATAAAGTAG